The sequence below is a genomic window from Flavobacterium lipolyticum.
TATAAAGTGTTTTTTGAGGATTGTGCTTTAGTAAAATTTAAAAATAAAAGAGAGAATAAAAAAGGAAGTAATATTTTTTTCATGTGTAAATGCAATAGCAGGTGAGTTAGGGGAATTTTACTTGGGTTTAAAAGTACGTTATATTTTAGTTAAGGCAAACCGTAAAATCAGTCAATTATCAATTAAAAAATTAATGATTTTCGGGATTTCTGAAATAGTCAATTTTATAATTGAACATATAAGCCATGTTAGCTGCTCGCATTTTTGCTTCTTCGGTAATAGTTCCCGAAAATAGCCCGTCGATAGAAGTGTTAAAAAGCAGTACCCAGCGATCGAAATGGGTTTTGTCTACCGGTAATTGTTTGTGTGGAGGAAAAGGACTTCCTGAATAGGCACGCACATCAAATAAAATGGTTTGCCAGAAACCGTACATTTTTTCTAAATGCTCCGACCAGCGATCCTGGAGTTTCTCGTTGAAAATCGGTCCCAGTAAATCGTCTTTTCTCACTTTACCATAAAAGGTGTCTACCATTAATTTTATATCTTCTATGTTTGAAATATCTTTAAGAGTTGCCATGTTTTCTACTATAAATGAAAGACAAAAGTACGATTAACTAATTTGTGATCGCTGATATTTATCATTTCAGATTGTTTGTAAGTTCGATGGAAAAGGTTTTTATTGTAAAAATAAACAGTTTTAAATCGAACCCTTTTTTATTTTACCCGATCAGTTGTGTAAATAGATCCTGACGGTCATTTAAATATTGAAACTCAAATCCGTTTTTGGTCATGTTCATTTTAATCGCCAGTATGTCTTTTTTGTTCTTTAGTTCTAAACCTACGACTACTGAGCCTACCTCACGGCTGTTTTTCTTGGCAAATTGGAAATAAGTGATATCATCATCAGGACCTAAGATGTTGTTTACAAATTCTTTTAAAGCACCCGGACGCTGTGGAAACTGAATCATAAAATAATGCATCAGACCTTCGTATAATAAAGAGCGCTCTTTTATTTCGGCAGTTCTTTCAATGTCATTGTTGCTACCGCTCACCACACAAACTACTTTTTTACCTTTTATTTTATCTTTGTAAAAATCCAAAGCGGCAATGGTTAATGCTCCTGCAGGTTCTACGACCATGGCTTCTTCGTTATACAAACGCAGAATCGTAGTACAAACTTTTCCTTCCGGTACCAGAATAATATCGTCTAAATTAGTACGACAGATTTCGAAAGTTTTGTCGCCTACTTGTTTTACGGCAGCGCCATCCACAAATTTGTCAATTGTTTTTAAAGCTGTGTTTTTATTGACATCGATAGAGTTTTTCATTGAAGGGGCTCCTTTGGGTTCTACTCCAATGATTTTTGTATTTGGGCTTAGTTGCTTAAAAACTTCAGACAAACCGGAAGCCAGTCCGCCACCGCCAATGGGAACAAAAACATAATCGATAGGTTCTTTATAACTGTCCAGAATTTCTAATCCTACAGTTCCCTGACCGGCAATAACTTTTTCATCGTCAAAAGGATGGATGAAGGTTTTTTGATTTTCGGTTGCATCTGCTGTAGCTGAAGCATAGGCATCGTCGAAAGTGTCTCCGGTAAGTATAATTTCAACAAATGATTTTCCGAACAATTGTACCTGTTTGACTTTTTGTTTTGGAGTGGTTTTGGGCATGTAGATTTTACCTTTTATTTGCAAAAGATGACAGGAGTAAGCTACGCCCTGTGCATGATTTCCTGCACTGGCACATATAATTCCGCTTGCTTTTTCGGTTTCGGTTAACGAAGAAATCTTGTTGTAAGCTCCTCTGATTTTATACGATCGCACAATTTGTAAATCTTCTCTTTTTAATAAAATAGTAGATTTAAACTCGTCCGAAAGATTTAAATTTTGGGTGAGTGGAGTAGCGGCAACCACATTTTCAAGTTGCTTTTGAGCAGCAAGTACTTCGTTAAATAAATTCATAAAGATTAAATTGTTTTTTGCCACAGATTAAAGGATTTAAAAAGATTTTTAATCTGTGAAAATCTTTGAAATCTAAAGCAAAATGTTTTGTACTATATTTTTTTTAAATAAAAAAACCTCCCGTTTTGGGAGGTTTTATAAATTGTATTTTGTTTACTTATTTATACATTACCTCGCCATTATTGCTGAATTGCAATAATAGTAATAGCGATAATAATGTTATTTAAGTTTTTCATTTCAGATAATTGAATCGCAAATGTATTAATTATTTTGAGAAGATTTCAATAACTTTTTTTAGTTTTTGTAAAAAACTGAAAACAGAGACTGAAAACTACTTTTTAACCGGAGGGTATTGTGCCATAATTTTAGATACAAACTCGGCAACCTTTTCGTCTTTTTTAGCAACGTTTTTGGTTAGCGTTCCAACACCTTCTCCTTGCCAGATCATTTCTTTTTTCTTAGCATCAATCAAATCAATGAATAAAGTTCCTTCAGTAGAAGTAGAAACGGTAGTTTGGTTTCCTCCGTACATCATGTAAGGATTCCATCCCCAACCCCAACCGTAACCCCAGCCAGCACTAAATTGATTTACATTGACTTGTTCTCTTGCTTTAGTAAAAATATTAACTAATAAATCAGGGTTTTCGCTTTTGGTAAAACCTTTGGCCTGCATTTGATCATCGATGGCACGTAAAATACGTCTTTTATCCAAATCAGATATTTCAACCTTGTCAATTCCGGGCTTGAAGAAAGCATACGTTTTGTAAGAGGCAAAATTTACGTTTTTGTCGTAATCAGAGTAAACGCTGACTGTGCTGCATGATGCTAGTATTAAAAGCAAAAAAACGGGTACTAATTTGAATGTTTTCATATGTTAAAAATTTAATGTTCTCTTTGATCTGCCTGACTGAGCGTCGCCCGTCAAACTGAGCGCCGCTCGGTCAGACTAAGCGTAGTCCGTCGGACTGAACGCAGTCCGTCAGACTGAGCGCAGTCGAAGTCCCCCCTTTTTTTTCGTCAGCTTTTCAACTCCGCTGCGCTTGACATTACGATCTAAAATAGATTTTCATCTACCCTATTAGGTAAAGTCACTTTTAATAAAGGCTGAACTTCCATTGCTCTTTTGATAGCAAAAATAGCCTCGTCATTTCTGGCCCAGCTTCTTCTTGAAATTCCGTTGTTAACATCCCAAAAAAGCATTGAGGCTAAACGTTTTGAAGCCTCTTTAGATCCATCAAGAACCATACCAAAGCCACCGTTTATAACCTCTCCCCAGCCAACTCCACCGCCATTATGTATAGAAACCCAGGTTGCTCCTCTAAAGCTGTCTCCAATCACGTTTTGGATGGCCATATCGGCTGTAAAGCGTGATCCGTCGTAGATGTTAGAGGTTTCTCTGTACGGAGAATCTGTTCCCGAAACATCATGATGATCGCGTCCTAAAACAACCGTTCCAATTTCACCTTTGGCAATAGCCTGATTGAAAGCCTCGGCAATTTTAATTCGGCCTTCGGCATCGGCATATAAAATTCTGGCTTGCGAACCCACAACCAGTTTGTTCTCCTGTGCGCCTTTGATCCATTTGATATTGTCCTGCATTTGCTGCTGGATTTCATTTGGAGCTGTTTGGGCCATTTCTTCTAAAACCTGACTGGCGATAGCATCTGTTTTCTGTAAATCTTCCGGTTTTCCTGAAGTACAAACCCATCTAAACGGACCAAAACCGTAATCAAAACACATAGGTCCCATGATGTCCTGAACATAACTTGGGTATCTAAAATCAATATTATTTTCAGCCATAACATCAGCACCTGCGCGTGAAGCTTCTAATAAAAAGGCATTTCCGTAATCAAAAAAGTAAGTCCCTTTTGCAGTGTGTTGGTTAATCGCTTTCGCCTGACGACGTAATGATTCCTGTACTTTTTCTTTGAACAATTCAGGATTATTAGCCATCATTTCGTTAGCTTCTTCAAAAGAAATTCCAACTGGATAGTAACCTCCTGCCCAAGGATTGTGAAGAGAAGTCTGGTCCGAACCCAAATCAATTTTGATGTTTTCTTTGTCGAAACATTCCCAAACGTCTACTACATTTCCTAAGTAAGCAATGGATACCACTTCTTTATTAGCTTTTGCTGTAAGGACTCTTTTTACCAGTTCATCTGTCGAAGTTACGATTTCATTTATCCAGCCCTGCTCGTGACGAATCTTGGTGATTTTTGGATTTACTTCTGCACAAACCGTGATACAGCCGGCAATATTTCCGGCTTTTGGCTGTGCGCCCGACATTCCGCCAAGTCCTGAAGTTACAAAAAGATTTCCTTCCGGATTTTGTTTGATTTTTCTAAAACCGTTCAAAACCGTAATCGTTGTTCCGTGTACAATTCCTTGTGGCCCTATGTACATATAACTTCCTGCGGTCATTTGTCCGTATTGCGAAACACCTAAGGCATTCATTTTCTCCCAATCATCCGGTTTCGAATAATTTGGGATCACCATTCCGTTTGTTACGACAACTCTTGGAGCTTCTGCATGCGATGGGAACAATCCCATTGGGTGACCTGAATACATGGTCAAAGTTTGTTCGTCTGTCATTTCAGACAGGTATTGCATCGTTAGTAAATATTGTGCCCAGTTTTGAAAAACAGCTCCATTTCCGCCATAAGTAATCAGTTCATGTGGATGTTGTGCTACAGCGTAATCCAAATTGTTCTGAATCATGTGCATGATGGCTTTTGCCTGCAATGATTTCCCAGGATATTCGTCAATTGGTCGGGCATACATTCTGTACTCCGGGCGAAAACGGTACATGTAAATACGTCCGTAAGTTTCTAATTCTTCTGAAAACTCCTGAATTAATTCTGCATGGTGCTTGGCATCAAAATAACGCAGGGCATTTTTTAAAGCCAGCTTTTTTTCTTCTGCTGATAGGATTTCTTTTCGCTTTGGCGCATGGTTAATCGCTAAATCGTATGTTGCCTTTGGAGGTAATAGGGTAGGTATTCCTTGTTGTATTTGTTCTTTGAAAGTCATTTTTTTAGGTACTAAGTTGCTAAGATTCTAAGCTGCTAAGGTTTTGATCTAAGCAGGCAATAATCTGCGATTTATTAAATTAGGCTATAAACTCCATCGGAGCGACATGGCAATTAAAGAAATAAAATAATTATCTCATTTTCAAATTGTCACATTTTCTAATTAAAAAATAACTAAGGATAACGGATATCCGACCTGTGATAGGATTTGTGGATAGTAATCCTAAATTTTCGAAACAGAATATCCATTTATAGATTTTTAGATTGTTAGACTTGCTTAGATTGTTAGATTTCTTTAAAGTGAATCTAAGTCTTGTAATTTTTACAATTGTTATTTATTTTATTGGCTTCTTGTCATTCTTAGATGAAGATGATTAGGATAATCTAAGTAGTCTAAAAATCTAACGATCTAAGAAGTCTAAAGAATTATTTTCTTATTTCTCCTGTTCGTTTGTCAAACCCATATGGACAATGACGACAGCCGCTTTTACAGCAATAACCACGTTTTAGATGGTGTTTTTCAGTAAAGCATTTATAACCTTCGGGGGTATAGTAAAAATCTTCCCCTTCGATTAATTTATTTTCATTACTTTGCTCCTTCATAAATCTGCATTGCGTTCGTGTTCCTCATTTTTTTAAATCAAAAATAATTAATAGATTGTGATTTTAATGAAATCGGACAAATTTCATCTACAAATTTATAAATTTTACGGCTAATGTTTCTGATTGTTGCTAAATATTTAATTCCAAAAGGGTATCGGGGAATGGCTGTGTTTCCGTTTGTGATTTTAAAATATGATGCAGATAAAGAAAATGCTGTTTTCGTCAATCATGAAAAAATTCACCTGAGACAGCAATTGGAATTATTGGTTGTTCCGTTTTATATTTTTTATGTTTTAGAATATGCAATTCGGCTGATACAATATAAAAACAAAGAGCTGGCCTATCGGAATATAAGTTTTGAAAGAGAAGCTTACGCCAATGAAACTCATCTTAATTATTTGAAAAGCCGATCTTTTTTTGGTTTTTTGAATTACTTAACTTTAAAACATCATTAGATTTTGAATCAGGAAATCCAAATCGCTTTTCCAAAGGGCATTACGCTGACTATAAAACGGGAAGATTTAATTCATCCCTTTGTTTCCGGGAATAAATTCAGGAAACTGAAATACAATTTGCTTCAGGCGAAAGCTGAAAATAAAAAGACTCTGCTGACTTTTGGCGGTGCTTTTTCCAATCATATTGCAGCGGTTGCTTATGCCGGAAAAGAGCAGGGTTTTAGAACAATTGGCGTGATTAGAGGTGACGAGCTTTTTGATAAAATAGAAGAGAATCCAACGCTAAAATTTGCTCAGGAAAACGGAATGCAGTTTGAATTTGTGACGCGGGAGGAGTATCGGCTTAAAAATGAAAATGCCTTCATCGAAAAGTTAAAAGATAAGTTTGGCGATTTCTATTTAGTGCCTGAGGGCGGAACCAATGAATGGGCAGTAAAAGGCTGTGAAGAGATTTTGACCGAAGAAGATGCCATTTTTGATTTCGTTTGTTGTGCGGTAGGAACAGGCGGCACGATAGCGGGATTGATTAATAGTGCGCTACCGCATCAGAAAATTTTAGGATTTCCGGCATTAAAAGGTGACTTTTTAACCGATGAAATTCGTATTTTTGCAAAGAAAGATAACTGGGATTTAATTTCTGACTATCATTTTGGAGGTTATGGGAAGGTAAATTTGGAATTAATTGAATTTATCAATACTTTTTTTGAAGAAACTAAAGTGCCTTTGGATCCAATTTATACGGGAAAGATGTTTTTTGGCGTTATAGACTTAATACATAAAAACTATTTTCCTGAACATTCAAGAATATTATTGATCCATACCGGCGGATTGCAGGGAATTGCGGGGATGAATATTAAATTGAAGCAGAAAAAATTACCAATACTTAAAAGCAATGGTTAAAAAAATATTAGCACTTTTAATGCTGGCAACTGTAGTAGGCTGCTCTTCAAGTAAACCTACTATCGCGACGACCAAAAAAGCGGCGGCAGTCCAGAGGCCCAGAGTGGCGACAACCAAAAAGCCAACTTATACCAAACCAATTGGCAAAAAATACCCTTCTACAAACAATACAACTGAGGTTATTCAGTCTACTTCAAAAACAGTTGTAACCAGCGATTTAATCAATAATTATATTTTACAGTACAAAGATATTGCAATAGGCAATATGCAGAAGTACGG
It includes:
- a CDS encoding urocanate hydratase codes for the protein MTFKEQIQQGIPTLLPPKATYDLAINHAPKRKEILSAEEKKLALKNALRYFDAKHHAELIQEFSEELETYGRIYMYRFRPEYRMYARPIDEYPGKSLQAKAIMHMIQNNLDYAVAQHPHELITYGGNGAVFQNWAQYLLTMQYLSEMTDEQTLTMYSGHPMGLFPSHAEAPRVVVTNGMVIPNYSKPDDWEKMNALGVSQYGQMTAGSYMYIGPQGIVHGTTITVLNGFRKIKQNPEGNLFVTSGLGGMSGAQPKAGNIAGCITVCAEVNPKITKIRHEQGWINEIVTSTDELVKRVLTAKANKEVVSIAYLGNVVDVWECFDKENIKIDLGSDQTSLHNPWAGGYYPVGISFEEANEMMANNPELFKEKVQESLRRQAKAINQHTAKGTYFFDYGNAFLLEASRAGADVMAENNIDFRYPSYVQDIMGPMCFDYGFGPFRWVCTSGKPEDLQKTDAIASQVLEEMAQTAPNEIQQQMQDNIKWIKGAQENKLVVGSQARILYADAEGRIKIAEAFNQAIAKGEIGTVVLGRDHHDVSGTDSPYRETSNIYDGSRFTADMAIQNVIGDSFRGATWVSIHNGGGVGWGEVINGGFGMVLDGSKEASKRLASMLFWDVNNGISRRSWARNDEAIFAIKRAMEVQPLLKVTLPNRVDENLF
- the ilvA gene encoding threonine ammonia-lyase IlvA; translation: MNLFNEVLAAQKQLENVVAATPLTQNLNLSDEFKSTILLKREDLQIVRSYKIRGAYNKISSLTETEKASGIICASAGNHAQGVAYSCHLLQIKGKIYMPKTTPKQKVKQVQLFGKSFVEIILTGDTFDDAYASATADATENQKTFIHPFDDEKVIAGQGTVGLEILDSYKEPIDYVFVPIGGGGLASGLSEVFKQLSPNTKIIGVEPKGAPSMKNSIDVNKNTALKTIDKFVDGAAVKQVGDKTFEICRTNLDDIILVPEGKVCTTILRLYNEEAMVVEPAGALTIAALDFYKDKIKGKKVVCVVSGSNNDIERTAEIKERSLLYEGLMHYFMIQFPQRPGALKEFVNNILGPDDDITYFQFAKKNSREVGSVVVGLELKNKKDILAIKMNMTKNGFEFQYLNDRQDLFTQLIG
- a CDS encoding DUF5522 domain-containing protein, translated to MKEQSNENKLIEGEDFYYTPEGYKCFTEKHHLKRGYCCKSGCRHCPYGFDKRTGEIRK
- a CDS encoding DUF4136 domain-containing protein gives rise to the protein MKTFKLVPVFLLLILASCSTVSVYSDYDKNVNFASYKTYAFFKPGIDKVEISDLDKRRILRAIDDQMQAKGFTKSENPDLLVNIFTKAREQVNVNQFSAGWGYGWGWGWNPYMMYGGNQTTVSTSTEGTLFIDLIDAKKKEMIWQGEGVGTLTKNVAKKDEKVAEFVSKIMAQYPPVKK
- a CDS encoding group III truncated hemoglobin; translation: MATLKDISNIEDIKLMVDTFYGKVRKDDLLGPIFNEKLQDRWSEHLEKMYGFWQTILFDVRAYSGSPFPPHKQLPVDKTHFDRWVLLFNTSIDGLFSGTITEEAKMRAANMAYMFNYKIDYFRNPENH
- a CDS encoding 1-aminocyclopropane-1-carboxylate deaminase/D-cysteine desulfhydrase; translation: MNQEIQIAFPKGITLTIKREDLIHPFVSGNKFRKLKYNLLQAKAENKKTLLTFGGAFSNHIAAVAYAGKEQGFRTIGVIRGDELFDKIEENPTLKFAQENGMQFEFVTREEYRLKNENAFIEKLKDKFGDFYLVPEGGTNEWAVKGCEEILTEEDAIFDFVCCAVGTGGTIAGLINSALPHQKILGFPALKGDFLTDEIRIFAKKDNWDLISDYHFGGYGKVNLELIEFINTFFEETKVPLDPIYTGKMFFGVIDLIHKNYFPEHSRILLIHTGGLQGIAGMNIKLKQKKLPILKSNG